ACGAGCAACAGAATCGATTACAATTTACTTACAAATCGAAAGGCAATTCACTAAATCGGTACATACCTGTGAAGATGCCCCTCACTTCGAGCACTGCTCAACACTCAACGACAACAATACCCAGTGAACTTTACATTTACAATACCTCAACATCACATCACGAAGCCATGAATCTACTCAGAAGACTGGTCTGTATCGCGATCACTGAGTCGTCCGACGGACAACGCCGTGTCAATTTATCACCGTATTTACACTATCAGTCTGTCGAGGGCTACTCTTCATCGACGTTGATCTCCGAGTCAGCCGAATCCTCGTCGTACGTCGATGAGGATGCGAATCCTCTTCCCAACACGGCGGAGCGGTTCTTGGCGGCGGCCGCTCGATCTCTTTGCCGTCGGTTCTTGAACCAGTTGCCGACTTGCGTCGGCGTTAAGCCCGTCGCCGCCGCCAATTCCCTCTTTTTCGTCGGGTTTGGGTAAGGATCTTGGAGGTACCACTCTCGGAGAAGGGATCGCGTTCGTTCCTTGAAACAGTGCGTCTTTTGCTCGCCGTCCCAGATGGTTCTCGGTAGAGGGAACTTCTTGCGCACTCGGTACTTGTCGACGGGGCCGAGCGGGCGGCCGCGCAAGCGTTCCGCCTCTTGATAGTGCGCTTCCAGCCACAGCGCCTGCAGCTTGGCATGGCTGGTGCGTTGGAATCGGTGCCGCTCCAAGATGGCATACAGCTCGCGGTGACGGCCCGCGTGGAAGGCGACCACGGCACGCGCTCGCAAGACGGCCTCGCAGCGCTCCAGCTCGGCCACGTTGGGGTGCGCCACGGGCAGCGACCACAGGAAGCGCGCCAGGCGCTCCACGTCGCCACTCTCCTCCAACGTTTCGCAGACCGTGGCCACCTGCGCAGCGCTGAACGACAGCGTGGGCAACGGCAGCAGCGGCGTGGGCGCGGCCAGCTCCAGCGCGCCCAGCGACAGCGGCGGCGGCGAGGCGGGCTCGGCAGCGCGCTCGGGCGCGGCGGGCCCGCGGTGCGCCTCCAGGATGCGCGCGTGCAGCGCCGCCGTCGTGGACTCGTCCCAGGAGCCGCGCATCGGTGCGAGTGTGCGCGCCGGAGTCGCGCGGCGTTTGAGCCGGCCGCGGCCGCGCGCCCCGAGCCCGGGGGGGGCGTGGAGGGCCACGCCGACTATTGGCTATCGGTTACGCGgagcgcggcgcggcggccaATCGCGCGCGCCTCCCGCCCGGGGGCCGGATAGCTTTCAACCGCGCCGTGGCGCGTATCCGGCGGGCGCGTTTAACGGGCGGCGGGGCGCGGCCCCCCCGCGCCGCCATGATCCGTCACGCACACCGCGGCCCCGCGCCCCGCACCTCACACCGCACGCCTGCCAGACCTGAGGGCTCATTTACACTTGGTACCGGAGACTGAATATCTTTTTGATAAGAGCAGTTAGGTACTTTGGCAACACTTTcagtaattatttttctttacttcaCTGCATAATGTAGTCTACTTACAATTTTATAACCTCCGTAACTTTGAAGTGAAGCCGAGTCCTCGGTCGCGTCAGTATAATCATAATCGTTAAGTCTAAGTGTTTTGGTAGAGTCAATGAAAATTTCCATAATTACCCTATGATCACAATTACCCCCTGTCGATTCATTTACCCCACCTACTGAAAAGTAAAGTGTCATCCTGTCACTGTGTTATCGTACCTAAATgggataggtacctaattctgTTGATTTTGTGAGATATTGTAAACCGACAAAGTGTAAAAGGTTCCTATGAGCCAGCAATTAATAGCCTGCATCAGTCAGCGGGTGGATTACGCGCTTTTGTTTGCGAGTGCGACCGATCGATAAATCTGTAAACTTATCGGTTAATCCTCTTTGCATTCCCGCCTATTTAATGAACGTCCAGCTGATGGGTGAAATGCGCTACATTACTGTGGTACTTAATTATGCATCTAGCAAAGCCTCTAGATAAGTACTGAGGTATCTATTGCCTActtatctatctacctacctatgtagttAGGAAGATAAGTAAGTTaggtatttcataatatttgagatgtaagtaggtaggtatctacctatctagCTAGTAtttatgtcgcagcgaaatggcataagccgtTAGGtagttagccaactcccttagtGATATGGCTAACGCCCGGGAGATGTTTTCAGGATTTCAAGATCTTTGCTTACCTAACCTTTACTTACTATACGTAAgttcctaagtaggtacctacctaagtaggccTAAGAGATTCTCAACattctaaaattaaattgaaaattgttGATTAGGTAATCTCAGTAGGCAATAGgcaatgagtaggtaggtacacaggAAATAACCTTGCAGGAAGGTATTGAATATAATgcctaggtaagtaggtaacctAATTGCTGTCATAacagaggtaggtacctaaatagctttaaaaaattggccaagtgcgggtttGACTCGCACAGGATGGGTTCCCTAGGGTTTCTAGTAGTTATAAGAATAAGAAGGAGgaaggtaggtatctaccaacctaacactttttaattttcatggtgggcaatttgaatttttttattatttgtggtTATGCCTACCTAGCAGCaatagaagtaggtaggtacacattctgtgtagaactctctacctattaggtacagttcacgagatgccacctgctgacagacacacggacggacggacagcggaagctttgtagggtcccgttggcacccttcgaatacggaaccccaaaaatgtgactagatataggtacttaactacatttagcaatataaataaaactaacttTTTCAGTTTTATATCAAGTTTCACGGCGTCACGTTCGTGCTACAGCGAGCGGCGAGATTTCACCGTGAAAGCCTTTCCACAGTATTAAGTTATTGAACGGCAAACCACACCCCGTGTAACTCACCCCCGCCCCGGTGGGTCGCAGCCCCCCTCGCTGGGGGTGAGTGAGCTACTACA
The window above is part of the Maniola jurtina chromosome 12, ilManJurt1.1, whole genome shotgun sequence genome. Proteins encoded here:
- the LOC123870021 gene encoding homeobox protein SIX6-like, with the protein product MRGSWDESTTAALHARILEAHRGPAAPERAAEPASPPPLSLGALELAAPTPLLPLPTLSFSAAQVATVCETLEESGDVERLARFLWSLPVAHPNVAELERCEAVLRARAVVAFHAGRHRELYAILERHRFQRTSHAKLQALWLEAHYQEAERLRGRPLGPVDKYRVRKKFPLPRTIWDGEQKTHCFKERTRSLLREWYLQDPYPNPTKKRELAAATGLTPTQVGNWFKNRRQRDRAAAAKNRSAVLGRGFASSSTYDEDSADSEINVDEE